A stretch of the Pan troglodytes isolate AG18354 chromosome 20, NHGRI_mPanTro3-v2.0_pri, whole genome shotgun sequence genome encodes the following:
- the LOC468727 gene encoding LOW QUALITY PROTEIN: zinc finger protein 491 (The sequence of the model RefSeq protein was modified relative to this genomic sequence to represent the inferred CDS: substituted 2 bases at 2 genomic stop codons) translates to MGERLFESTEGSQCGETFTQVLEDMLNKKTLPGVKSCESGTCGEAFMGYSSLNRNIRTDTGHQPYKCQKFLEKPYKHKQRGKALSHSHCFRTRERPHTRQKPFDCKECGKSFISPASIRRHMVMHSGDGPYKCKFCGKALDCLSLYLTHEXTHTGEKRYECKQCGKAFSWHSSVRIHERTHTGEKPYECKECGKSFNFSSSFRRHERTHTGEKPYKCKECGKAFNCPSSFHRHERTHTGEKPYECKLYGKALSRLISFRRHMRMHTGERPHKCKICGKAFYSPSSFQRHERSHTGEKPYKXKQRGKAFTCSTSFQYHETTHTGEKPYGCKQCGKAFRSAKYIRIHGRTHTGEKPYECKQCGKAFHCVSSFHRHKRTHTGEKPYECKHCGKAFTCSIYIRIHERIHTGEKPYQCKECGKAFIHSSYCQKHERTHTINI, encoded by the coding sequence aTGGGAGAGAGACTCTTTGAGAGTACAGAAGGTAGTCAGTGTGGAGAAACTTTCACCCAGGTTCTGGAAGACATGCTGAACAAGAAAACTCTTCCTGGAGTAAAATCATGTGAAAGTGGTACATGTGGAGAAGCCTTCATGGGATATTCATCCCTTAATAGGAACATCAGAACTGACACTGGACACCAACCATATAAGTGTCAGAAATTTTTAGAGAAGCCATATAAACATAAACAACGTGGGAAAGCCTTGAGCCATAGCCACTGCTTTCGAACACGTGAAAGGCCTCACACTAGACAGAAACCTTTTGATTGTAAGGAATGTGGAAAATCTTTCATTTCTCCTGCAAGTATTCGAAGACATATGGTAATGCACAGTGGAGATGGACCTTATAAATGTAAGTTTTGTGGGAAAGCCTTGGATTGTCTCAGTTTATACCTTACCCATGAAtgaactcacactggagagaaacgaTATGAATGTAAACAATGTGGTAAAGCCTTCAGTTGGCACAGTTCTGTTCGAATCCATGAAAGAACTCACACTGGGGAGAAGCCATATGAATGTAAGGAGTGTGGGAAATCATTCAATTTTTCCAGTTCCTTTCGCAGACATGAAAGGACACACACAGGAGAGAAGCCGTacaaatgtaaggaatgtgggaaagccttcaatTGTCCCAGTTCTTTTCACAGGCATGAAAGGACTCACACAGGagaaaaaccctatgaatgtaaactATATGGGAAAGCATTATCTCGCCTTATAAGCTTTCGAAGACACATGAGAATGCACACTGGAGAGAGGCCTCATAAATGTAAGATATGTGGGAAAGCCTTTTACTCTCCCAGTTCGTTTCAAAGGCATGAAAGAagtcacactggagagaaaccctacaaatgaaAGCAACGTGGGAAAGCCTTCACTTGTTCCACTTCGTTTCAATATCATGAAacgactcacactggagagaaaccctatgggTGTAagcaatgtgggaaagccttcagatcTGCCAAGTATATTCGAATACATGGAAGGACtcacactggtgagaaaccctatgaatgtaagcaaTGTGGGAAAGCATTTCATTGTGTCAGCTCCTTTCATAGACATAAAAGGActcacactggagaaaaaccttatgaatgtaagCATTGTGGGAAAGCCTTCACTTGTTCCATATATATTAGAATACATgaaagaattcacactggagagaaaccttaccaatgtaaggaatgtgggaaagccttcattCATTCCAGTTACTGTCAAAAACATGAAAGAACTCACACTATTAATATATGA